The Podarcis muralis chromosome 14, rPodMur119.hap1.1, whole genome shotgun sequence nucleotide sequence ttcttctttctcatgTCTTTCTAATGTAGGGTGGCATTAGCATTCACGTGTGCAAGTAGATCCAAGCGGCAGCCAGCAACAGGCAACAGCCTCTTAGAAGCGCCAGCAATTTAAATTAGTTGCAATACATGGCGACAAGACATAAGAAATTCCTCACAATCAGCCCATTCTCTGTTACAGGAGGTGCCTGGTGCCCAGTTAGTTTCAAACActggtggccacccagatgcctttgGGTATCCTGCAAGAGCGGTCTTCTAtgtctgaatcatagaatcatagagttggaatagaccacaagggccatcgagtccaaccccctgccaagcaggaaacaccatcagagcactccttacatatggttgtcaagcctctgcttaaagacctccaaagaaggagactccaccacactccttggcagcaaattccactgtcgaacagctcttactgtcaggaagttcttcctaatgtttaggtggaatcttctttcttgtaatgtGGAAGTTCTATTTGGTTGACATGTCTAATAGCTACAAAAAACCTCTTTTTCCTTGGATTTGTTTTGTTCCCACCCGGCCATCAGcccctaggaagctgcctttataccAGGTGCTATTGGTTCATCGAGCCCATTTTCCCCCTGGACCACCATAAAAATATTTACCTTCATCCATTTGGCTTCTGCAAAGAAGCATCTTTTGATGTTGTTTGCCCTTTTCCTTTGGAAGACGAAGGTTGTAATTAATGTGACTGAtaaaggcagccttccccagcctcttGCCCTCCAGCGGCTGTTGAACCCcatctcccataagccccaggctGCATGGCAACTAGTTAgagatgatgggggttggagccagacatctggagggcaccaggttggggaaggttgaatTAAGGGATAAGTCATATCCTGCTAAGTGATGATGTTGGTTGTGTTTCCATGAAGTGTGAACCCTTTCACATGGCAGGAAATATGGGATGCAGTCTAGCACATACATTTTATTCTTTCGGAATGCTAATCTCTTGGACCTTGAATGAAGAATGTGGTAAAACGGACCCATCACTCCCAGGTAGCTGAGAATTGCAAGGAAGATTCATGAGAAGCAACCGTTTTGTCACACTTGTCCACAATTGCTCCAACTTTTCATTGAGAATCCTCTGATAAACATCTGAAGAAACTCAGAAGTTCCCTGGAATATTATTTTGAAGAGCCTGTTGCTAGGGTGTATTTCTAAACTGGAGCCTGTTTTTGAATTCTGCAGGCAGCATGCGAACCTGGCAGGCACCCTGAGTGGCCACGCATCTTGGGTGCTAAATGTAGCGTTTTGTCCTGACGACACCCATTTCGTTTCTAGGTATGTAGAATGTTGGCATGACCTGATTTGGTTGGGTTATGCGTTACATGTTCATCTTGCACTTTCTTCATGGAACTCTAGAAAGGAGTATGTCACTGGTGGGTTCATTGTTGAGCAGCACTTAGCCTAATTTCAtgtgggggaaatggagggggaaggaggtggtgcagagagagagaagtggtgaCCCACACTGGGCTTTGACCTTTCCACGCCTGTTGCTTGTATGTGGCCCCCAGCAGAGGGAATGGTTGCCTGCTGCAGGCCTATGCTGGGTTTACTCTCTTCTGCCTCCCCCAAGCCAGTCTTTTTAAATCACTAATTTTATAAGGGGCAAGACTACAAACACGTAACACATGAGAGGAATCCCCAGAATTACGAGAGAGGTAAGTAGAGCACCCTTGTAAAGCAGGCTAGGCTGAGATAGACTCTGGTCCCTCGTCATCTGGTGAACTTCAAGGCTCAGTGTGGATTTGAACTTGCCCCCTGAACCTATGACATTACAGCATCACCCTTCATTTATGTGGATGGGATGTGGAGAGGAAGGCCTGTTTATAAATGGAGCTTCATAGAGTAAAATTCACATAGTTGTAAAACTGAGTGCATGATTTTCTTAATTGGGCAGAACTAAGAATTAGCAGCCTTATTTTCAAAAGGTGCCAAGTAACTGTAggattgtattcaactaacttatACTCAGATAGACTCCTTAAAAATTATGGACCTAAGTCATGGCCAGTTAATTACAATCATAGGTCTACTattgagtaaaagttagttgaatacaacctatGCAACTGCTTCCCATATTTTTAAGATGAGTTTTTCACAAATGAATAtactgtatttggggggggggttgcccagagttgttcagcttttttggggCGGGGGGTTGCCAACAATCGCTCCCCCGCCTGACCAACACTCCCAATTgccagcagccaccaatcacccacctaATCACCACTGACAATCTCCTACTCGCACCTGCAACCAATTGCCCATCCCCCCTCTGCCCTATCCGTGTTTAAGACGACCCACTAAAAAAACATCTTCTACACGGAAAAATATGTGTTGACGCTAAAAGAAATCTGATTAAGAGTGTATTGGGATAAATGACAAAGAATTCCTAAGGAAAAATTCTCAAATGGGGTCTGCTGCCCAGAGAAACGTGTGTGAGGCATTCCGTTTCTTTACCTTGCTGATCTTGCTCTACTGAGTGTGGGTTTGCTCTACTCCGCTGCAATGTACTTCAGTGTGTGGCTTTCCCCATAAACAGCAAGGTGTTAGCAGCATGCCTAAGCTCTTGCCCTTGTTCTCCTGGGTTTGTTTGTGTGAGTAGAAGATAACTGTTGGTGTCATCTTCAAGCATGGCAAAATGAGGGGCATCTATTGCAGGGGTATGAGCTGTGCAGAATTTTTCTGACAGCTGCATTGAGCCACACTTGTCTTGTGGGGTTGTGCAGGACAAAGGAATTGCCTTACGCTGACTCACACCATTGATCTATCTTAGCTTAGGGttccctacactgactggcagcccttACTGCAAGTGCTGGGGACTGAAGTCAGATGCCGCACCACTGAGCAAGATTCTGCATTAGACACAGTTGCAAGCTGTGGGCTCACTTTCTTGCATGTTGTTTGGTAAATGGATAGCTGCCGGTCATCAAGTGTACAGCGAGTGGAATGTGTGAACTGCATTGTGAAGGAACATGGATGCTTGAACTTTCAGCTGCCTTGTTGGGTCAGGCCAGTGAGTTCTGCAAGTTTGGTCTCGGTTGGAAACTAAATGCACTGCAGTCTTTAATCTTGTATTGCTAAGGTCAGTTAGTTACTCTTTACTCATCTGCTTAGTTtttgtggtgctgtggtgtaaaccactgagccttgggcttgccgatcggaaggtcggcagttcaaatccccacaacagggcgagctcccgttgctcggtccctgctcctgccaacctagcagttcgaaagcacgtcaaagtgcaagtagataaataggtactgtactgctccagtgggaaggtaaacagcgtttctgtgcactgctgtggtttcaccagaagtgacttagtcatgctggccccatgacccggaaaaactgtctgcggacaaatgtcggctccctcggccagtaaagcgagatgagtgccacaaccccagagtcattcacaactggacttaactgtcaggggtcctttatctttatgtAGCATGGCAGCATCTGCTTTGTGCTGTCTTGCACAACACATGGACTGAATATTATGCATGGCAAATAAACACTTagggaaacaaaaacaattctAATGCCAGTCTTCAGATTTTCTGCAGAATCCCTGCTCCAAGAATCTTCTTTAGTATGCTACACTCTTAAAAGAGGACCTTTTCTGCGTCCGCTCAAGGGACACGTCTGGTGCCAACACTGGCACCTTTTTCAATACCAGGGAAAGACCTTTTTGCCCAGACAATTCAgatggtggttttgtttttgcttgctctgttctgcttttctttgggGTTGGAGGTGTTAGTCACACTTTTGTACACCAGGCCTGGAACTTTTCAATGAAATATCCTAAATAAACATGACAAAATAGTGAGTACCGTGGCTTCAGGATAGATGAAGTGAGAGATGTGACTTGCAATTTTTTAATTCCCCAAAGAGGGAAGGGCGAGCTCAGGGTTGGAGGCTCACACCAGTGGACTGCACAAATGGTGATGATTTCAGGAAGCAGAGGCCATTTCCTATTTCTGGTGGGTTGGTATTAACAGGGAACAAAATTGTTGATCATTGTTCTTTTCCAGTTCATCAGACAAAACTGTGAAAGTGTGGGATGTACCTTCCAAGACCTGTGCTCATACCTTCTTTGATCATCAAGATCAGGTATATAGAACTTTGTGGCTGTCGGTTGTGGCAGCCTAGGGAACTTTCCTTACATTAAAACCTTTAGTTCATGCTGCATAGAACTAGTCTTGAGACGTTCCAAAATTTGAAGGGTTACTTCCTGCTATATTTGTGGAGTTTTCTTAcaaaagtagtatataaattttgttccaTAAAATAAATGTGAAGTGTGTCCAATTAATTGTCTATTAGTGCTGTCTACTGAGTTCTCTTAACACCTGAAACGGAagatttccacccccaccccccaaataaaactAGCATTTTAATTCAAGATGCTTGAACCACTCAGCTTGCCTCTGTGCAAAGTGCTGGTAACAGGGGTGTGAGAGACTGAAAGTACAATCCCATTGGCCTGCCTTTTTAGCAGAATGAGTGTGCTTTTGCTGGCAGAGGGGCCATAGCTTGGTGGCAGTATATGCCTGGCATGCAAAGAATGCAGGTCCAATGCTTGTGGCATCTCCACATCAAGGAGCAAGTGATGGGTAAGCTCTGCCTCAGACTGAGTTGCTGCTACTCAATatgaggcagcttcttgtgtttcaGTTTTACGATTGTCACTGTTTGACTCCTATCAGCCATAGTCAGGCACAgtggagttgcagcccaacatcTGAGGGCCCATTGGGTTGGTTTTCTCTTGTGCAGTGGGCGGTACACAGCATATATAAATTACCTTTAAAGAAAAGGACTTGTGatcattataatttttttaatgtctgTTATAAGCTATTGCCTAACTATGCAATCAATCTTAACAGATTTTTGGTTTGTTCACAGGTCTGGGGAGTGCAATACAACGGAAATGGTTCTAAAATTGTATCAGTTGGTGATGATCAAGAAATCCATATTTATGACTGTCCAATTTAAATGTACCTAAATCAAATTTGGGTTCCTTTTGAAAGCTGTGGGACTTTCAAAAGGTGTCAAGAAAACCTTTAGATTTTGTCAAATGCAAATAATCaatatatatctaagtttgtaTGAATTTTGCTATTTATGTTTATAAATGTATTTGTTACTTTAAATTACTTAATTTGCCAACTGGGCTACTGGAGTATCATTTCCCCTATTAgacatttttctgtttttggGGTGGCAGTGCTTGTCATGGACGGCACAGGTGTGACTAAGAATAAAGGCTGTGCATGTGCTCAGGGGAGCCCTGCAATTTGCAAATATATGCAATATACAAAGAGTTTCTTTCCAGCAGGGGGCACCCAAgcataaaaaaaatcagaaaaagatGCTGCTTGCATGCAAGTTCTTAAGCTTTTAGCTGGTGAATTTCTATTGTATGTCCTAGCTCCCTAAGCCAAGAAAGCATTTAGTTCCCATTCCAGAGGGATGGGGTGAGAGAGTTGCCCTCTTGGTTAAGAGTCCTCACACCACACAGAATGGTCCTGTTTTATTTGAAGCAATAATTCAGTTTTACAGCAAACAGGTTTAGAGAACAGCCCATTGAGCTGAAACTATAGCTGTTTTATGTAAATAGTGTTCTGAAAATTATTTCTACATTAGGGATTTTTAGAGAAACTGGAAGTGCTTATTCAACCAAGTTGCAGTATACTCAAGTCTTGCTACAGAGGGATTTttttggtgtggggttttttttttttttgcatgaacGCTTAAATATATAGTTACAAAAATGATACTCAGCATCTCTGTGCTGAACATGACAAGTGGCTTCAAAAGCCAATTTTTGAATCTGTCACTAGCAGTCCAGTTACACCTCCAGTTCAAGATGTCTGACACTGCACACCAGTTCTAGGACCTTCGTCATCCTCCTCATAGGCTTCCCCATGAGTACGGAAGGCTCGCTCTCTTGGATCAAATTCAACAAGATCAACTTGATCCATGTCTTCTGAAATCATTACTTCTTCTCTTGGAGGAAGCAGAGCTTCTAACAAGGGCAGCTGTTCCTTGGAAAGCCACTGATGCTCTGGGAATGCAACCTATAATAAAAAGGCAGCATTAATGTAACTAGTGTGGAGCTATGCTCACATCCTGCATTTGGAACAGCAGCTCCTTGAACACAAGCAAATGCCTTAAGGCTGATTTTGTTAACTACCATCAGGAATTATTGCCACTGTCTTGCATAGATGGCAGGGTAGGCAATCTGGTGTGTGGAGGGGTCAGACAAAATCCAGCACTCTCTCCCTCGTTTTGTCCCTCAGCTGCTTTCTACCAAGATGACACACAGCTTGGCTTTCTCAAGGtagcttacaatataaaacaagCCAGCAATCCCCAAATAAGAGCAGATTAAGTGGCAGAGCTAGGTGAAAACTTTGCTAAAAAGCTATTCAAAGGATCCCAGATGCCATTAAAACAAGAAAACAGGGTGATGCTCATTTGACACTGAacaatgagtacagtggtaccccgcaagacgaacgcctcgcgagacgaaaaactcgcaaaacgaaaggttttttcgttttcgagttgcctcgcaagacgaatttccctatgggcttgcttcgcaaaacgaagcttgccccggggacagcgggtcttctcttttgaagcaaggggcggcggggagatcgcttctccccaccgccccttgcttcaaaagaagtctgcccccggacctcttttgaagcaaggggctgcggggagatcgcttctcccggtgctccgaagcggggtgggggggcgggaacacctgccccagccgccgggcttcgtagcgctgctgcgaagccgggcgggggggggggcgggaacaccttctgaaggcgggcggggggtcctccgctgtcccagggttttttaaaatgctgggggtgggaagaaaagcccttgtcccccccccagccttcagaagaggtcgggggacagtctgtccccggacctggtctgaaggcggtttccctaggaacgcattaattgattttcaatgcattcctatgggaaaccgtgcatcgcaagatgaaaaaaccgcaagacgaagagacttgcggaacgaattaatttcgtcttgcgaggcaccactgtagtttttagATAACATGGCTGGAGAGGGAATTCCTTTGTGCACCTCCCTGCCTCACCTCGGAACAACACATTTTGGCACATCCCTCCCATTTTTACAAATCTTCTACTGCTTCATGTGCACAAAccctgaagcaggaagcaggaagggACAGTTGAGGTGCCTCATGAGCTTGCAGTTCAGTGTGTTTCAAGAACGCTTTGCTGCTTGTGTGGCACCTACAGGGCACAGCCCGTGTTGCTGACTTTACAACTGCCCATTCAGTTGGAAATGCACTTCATCCAGCTTGTAGGCAGATAGATTCAAACAACTCTTTAAAAGCAACTAACTTACTTACCAAGAACTGAATTATTAGGGAACCTTTTTCCAATGGTGACTTGTAAATTGGCATTCCCTCATTTATGATGCATTTGACATCTCCATGCTTTATCACTTCACCTGTTTGAATAGCGATTACACACAGTTAAGTTCGTTAGCTTTCCGAAACCCCTTTTTCCTTGCAGAGAGGTTCCCAACAGCAAAATGATACATGAAACCCTACTGGACCAGACAAGGGTCTCTATCTCGGTGGTGAGGAACCTGAGGCCCACTGGCCTAATTAGGTAGGTTCTGTCTCAGCTCAAAGTGTGTTGCAGGCTTTAAGCCTTTCAAAGGTCTGTAGAGAAGAACGTTTTGAAAAGGGCTTCTGACAAtctggacaaaacaaaaaaaacggGCAAgatgtcattgtgacatcaggtacCTGACAGGTGATTGACTCTGCTCTCCTGTCCTGTGACATCAGGTACCTGACAGGTGATTGACTCTGCTCTCCTGTCCAACTTTGCTCAAGATGGGTGGGTAGGGGAGACAATTTGGCCCCTTTGGGCTAAAAAGCTCAGCGTGGTTCAGCATTCTACTTCCACACAACCAATCAGATATTTGGAAAGCTCAAAAGCAGAAAATGGAGTATATTTATACAATATatgaaagaacactgtaaacatctgaaaatgtttgtaggtttgagttaaaatattttgtaatgcTAATATTTGGAGCTGGTTTACAATAAATAAGGTAAGTTTTATTAAGATAGAAAGAAGGTAAATAGGCGGTTATAGAAATGCAAAGATGTAACTGAATATTTATGAAAGCCACAGAGTGGGATGGGGGGGGAAGTCGAAGCTCAGTTTGAGAAATGTTTTTGGTGATGAGATTATTTAATGGATTGTGATCATGGTAAAAtgtaaacttaataaaaattattttaaaaaaccacaaaaaaacaaaagcagaacatgAGGAGCTATCGCCCTTTCCCACTGTTGTTCCCTGCAATGGGTTCTGAGAGAcaatcccttttaaagccatctaagtttgtGGGCATCACATCTCATGGGAACCAGCTAGTCTTTTTGTCCATCCTCTGTCTCCAATCATCAGCTCCAGTGGATGATCTAAACTGGTTTGCAGCAGAAACTCATTAAAATCAGTATCTTAATGGAAACATGCAAGCTGCTAATTAAATAGCATTTGCtaagcatttttttctttaacaAGGTAGATGCAACACCTACCTGCTTTGGAAGTTATTACAAGGACTCTGTCATCCAAGGTATCAATTGTCTTTTTGAAGCCACACAAGGCTTCCGTGAGCTgaattttcattttcataattAAGTCGTTGCCTCTTCTCTGAAACACTGGGTGGTCTTTCTGATCTAGCACAATGATGACATCTCCAGGTTCCAAATCAGGTTCCTGGTCACCTTCTCCGTGAAATACTATTTTCTGACCATCTTTCATACCTATGaagcaacacatacacacacataaaagaaATCACATTCAGATTTGTCAAAACAGTGCCAGCAACCTGATTAATGGATATCATGTAACTTCTAGCCTATGGCAAGTTAGGAATACTTCCAAAAGTTCCAAATTATGTGGCCTTATTTCCAAAGTAAAACTGATGCATTAGGAATGCTTCTTTTTAAGTTTCTGACCAAGGGTTTCAACAGCCTTGTCCTTTTGCTTCTTTTCCCTTATAACAAATCATACGTATTGATAAAAACCACTACAATCCTAGCACAACCACAATGCTATGTTAAGTATGATTGCATGAAGACTGCTTACTCTGCAGTGTGTTTATAAATGTGTGTGAGGAAGAGGGTGTGCTGCAAATTAACTCTAAAATGCAGCCAACTATATACACTGGGATTAATTATCCTAGTTAAGTTGTAACTTAAGCAACAAAGCACAGCAAAGCTTCAAAATGTGGAGGAACAGGGGAAATCCATCCATCGCTTAGTGCCATGCTACTCTACTACTGCCTTCTGAAACAACTGAAACATACTGTATGGGATCAAAATTCCAAAACTGACAATTTTGAAAGTATCTCTAAtatttgaaacaaaatttaaaaaatccttccagtaggcaccttagagaccaactaagtttgccattggtcatagaatcataatcatagaatcatagagttggaagagaccacaagggccatcgagtccaaccccctgccaagcaggaaacaccatcagagcactcctgacatatggttgtcaagcctctgcttaaagacctccaaagaaggagactccaccacactccttggcagcaaattccactgtcgaacagctcttactgtcaggaagttcttcctaatgtttaggtggaatcttctttcttgtagtttggatccattgctccgtgtccgcttctctggagcagcagaaaacaacctttctccctcctctatgtgacatccttttatatatttgaacatggctatcatatcaccccttaacctcctcttctccaggctaaa carries:
- the DNAJA4 gene encoding dnaJ homolog subfamily A member 4 isoform X4, with the translated sequence MVQQIQTVCPDCKGQGERINPKDRCTTCNGNKVVREKKIIEIHIDKGMKDGQKIVFHGEGDQEPDLEPGDVIIVLDQKDHPVFQRRGNDLIMKMKIQLTEALCGFKKTIDTLDDRVLVITSKAGEVIKHGDVKCIINEGMPIYKSPLEKGSLIIQFLVAFPEHQWLSKEQLPLLEALLPPREEVMISEDMDQVDLVEFDPRERAFRTHGEAYEEDDEGPRTGVQCQTS